In Candidatus Thorarchaeota archaeon, the genomic window CCTCGGCCAGCCACCGACCAAGACGCAGTCGGTCACCACACCAGTACCGCAGATTGACCCCTCGAAGTGTACGTTGTGCGGTGACTGTGCCCGTTTCTGCCGCTACCACGCCCTCTTCGTGGCCCCCAAGGAGGTCCTGTTCTACAAGGACCTCTGTCACTCGTGCGGTGCGTGCTCGGTCGTGTGTCCTACCGGAGCTATAACTGAGGTCGGCCGTGAGATTGGCACACTGCACACTGCGACTGTGGGAGACCTATTCCTCGCATACGGCCTGCTTGACATCGGAGAGCCCGTAGTGAGTCGACTCATCTCAGCTGTCAAGAGGCATATCGTGAGGGACGCTCTGAACATCCTTGACGCGCCTCCCGGGACTGCGTGCCCTGTGATTGAGACGATGAGGGAGAGCGATTTCATACTGCTCGTGGCTGAGCCCACACCCTTTGGACTTCATGACCTATCACTTGCGCTAGATGTGGTCGAACAACTTGGCATCCCACGAGGGGTCGTGCTGAACCGCGCAGGCTTGGGTGATGACTCAGTGCATGAGCTATGCATTTCCAGAGATGTGCCTGTGCTTCTTGAGATTCCGTTCGACCGTAGGATAGCAGAGCTCTACTCAAGGGGTGTGCCCTTTGTCACCGTGATGCCCGAGTGGGCGCCCCGATTCCGCCGCATGTTCGAACACGTTCAGGAGATGACCAAAGGTGTACAGCCAAGTGGCAGTAGTCAGCGGTAAGGGCGGCACAGGGAAGACTACCATCTGCGCAGCCTTTGCAGCCATGGCCGACGATGCAGTATTGGTGGACTGTGATGTTGATGCACCCGACCTTCACATACTCCTGCACCCCCAGATCGTCGAGGAGTGGGACTATCAAGGTCTCCCACTGGCCGCAATCGACGCAGATGCGTGTACGATGTGTGGAATCTGTCGACAGGCCTGCCGATTCCACGCTGCCACCCCACCAACGATAGACCGAATTGCCTGTGAGGGCTGCGGTCTCTGCGCGTATCTCTGTCCCGAGCATGCAATCAAGATAGGTCCCCGAGTGTCAGGCAAGACCTACTGGTCCAACAC contains:
- a CDS encoding P-loop NTPase; its protein translation is MILTIASGKGGTGKTSVAVNLALSLGNVRLLDCDVEEPNAHLLLGQPPTKTQSVTTPVPQIDPSKCTLCGDCARFCRYHALFVAPKEVLFYKDLCHSCGACSVVCPTGAITEVGREIGTLHTATVGDLFLAYGLLDIGEPVVSRLISAVKRHIVRDALNILDAPPGTACPVIETMRESDFILLVAEPTPFGLHDLSLALDVVEQLGIPRGVVLNRAGLGDDSVHELCISRDVPVLLEIPFDRRIAELYSRGVPFVTVMPEWAPRFRRMFEHVQEMTKGVQPSGSSQR